A stretch of the Cytophagales bacterium genome encodes the following:
- a CDS encoding IS5 family transposase, with protein sequence MRNPDQLSFADAMIFSRRHKQSRVVNKLAIIDKFVNWDKLKKDVSVIDKTGTRKGGRPRIPIKWMLKILFIQYLYNLSDPELEDQMIDRFSFQKFVGMNLSNEIPDFSTLWRFKESLICYKLLDKMFDNITMRLEGHNLILKKGTVVDATIIKSKNKPLSKEKRKKLEASPSKQIDTDANSTEKNGKKYFGYKGHIGVDYGSKLIRKRRFTSASVHDINEKDNLFSGDEQSKFGDKAYCKTSHKQTDRANGIYHGILDKAKRGSKLSNKQKKRNKQLSKVRAVVEHPFAYMKTILNYDLAMATTKVRNQLRFDMNCIMYNILRGNYLLQSVPGG encoded by the coding sequence ATGAGAAATCCAGATCAATTAAGTTTTGCAGATGCCATGATTTTTTCTCGCAGGCATAAACAATCAAGAGTAGTAAACAAGCTGGCAATTATAGACAAATTTGTCAACTGGGATAAGTTAAAGAAAGATGTTTCTGTTATTGATAAAACAGGTACAAGAAAAGGAGGTCGCCCCAGAATACCGATTAAATGGATGCTTAAGATACTTTTTATACAATATTTGTATAATCTATCAGACCCCGAATTGGAAGACCAAATGATAGACAGGTTTTCTTTTCAGAAGTTCGTAGGAATGAACCTCAGTAATGAAATACCCGATTTTTCAACACTATGGCGGTTTAAAGAATCATTGATCTGCTACAAGCTGCTTGATAAGATGTTTGATAATATAACAATGCGATTAGAAGGTCATAATTTGATATTGAAAAAAGGAACCGTTGTAGATGCTACCATCATCAAGTCAAAGAACAAGCCATTAAGCAAAGAAAAGAGAAAAAAATTAGAAGCTTCTCCATCCAAACAAATAGATACAGATGCAAATTCGACTGAAAAGAATGGGAAAAAATATTTTGGTTATAAAGGTCATATAGGCGTTGATTATGGAAGTAAATTAATACGCAAAAGAAGATTTACGTCAGCCAGCGTACATGACATTAATGAAAAGGATAATCTATTTAGTGGTGATGAGCAGTCAAAGTTTGGAGATAAAGCTTATTGTAAGACATCACATAAACAAACAGACAGAGCTAATGGTATTTATCATGGAATTTTGGATAAAGCAAAACGAGGAAGTAAATTATCAAACAAGCAAAAGAAACGCAATAAACAATTATCTAAAGTAAGAGCAGTAGTGGAACATCCTTTTGCATATATGAAAACGATATTAAACTATGATTTAGCCATGGCGACCACTAAAGTTCGCAATCAGCTTAGATTTGACATGAATTGTATAATGTACAATATTTTACGGGGTAATTATCTCCTACAAAGTGTACCGGGTGGATAA